One Schistocerca nitens isolate TAMUIC-IGC-003100 chromosome 1, iqSchNite1.1, whole genome shotgun sequence DNA segment encodes these proteins:
- the LOC126236497 gene encoding uncharacterized protein LOC126236497 has translation MQGHVPIPFFGCAFAVESVWSRHCVLGPKYYKSKESSVPEHLEDHVTPRKRLRIMDTRKSNCPATLNMKCIRVYPDYSMHSANEHRDTKAKVLASLQKDLALPCPPKSYLHYYLTASPASAHTHATESVEASGYIHPSHVKEIKNLVLSGMTSLRVIKLALDRFVEINFTGTHIPGQMNTTFYPTEKTI, from the exons atgcagggacatgtccctatccccttttttggttgtgcatttgcagtggagagtgtgtggtcgaggcactgtgttttggggccaaaatactataaaagtaaagagtctagtgtacctgagcacttg gaagaccatgtgactcctcgtaagagattgaggatcatggatactagaaaatccaactgcccagcaactttaaatatgaagtgtataagggtgtatcctgattacagtatgcactcagcaaatgaacacagggataccaaggcaaaa gttcttgcaagtctacagaaagatttggcattgccatgcccgcctaagagctatctacattattatttgactgcttccccagcaagtgcacacacacatgctactgaaagtgttgaagcaagtgggtacatacatccttcacatgtaaaggaaatcaaaaacttagtactcagtggcatgacatctctcagagtcattaagttggctctagacagatttgttgaaatcaatttcactgggacacacataccaggtcaaatgaatactaccttttaccccacagagaaaactatttag